The following coding sequences lie in one Zingiber officinale cultivar Zhangliang chromosome 2B, Zo_v1.1, whole genome shotgun sequence genomic window:
- the LOC122049269 gene encoding probable carboxylesterase 15 produces MKVVVDDVSGWLRIFDDGSVDRTWTGMPEALFLMTPVAPFIAPRDGVTLHDLPGSPSLRLYLPAGGQPRPEKLPVFLHFQGGGFCISHCSWFMYYQFYARLAASLPAVVVSVELPLAPEHRLPAPIDAGYAALLRLRDLARGAAAGPGDTLLGSTADFSRVFLIGDSSGGNLVHQVAARASAESPEFWAPLRVAGGVPLHPGFVRSSRSRSELEQQSDSVFFTLDMLDKFLELALPEGATKDHPYTCPMGEAAPPLEKVALPPFLVGVAEKDLIRDTNLEYCEAMKKAGKEVEVVVSREVSHSFYLNKFAVDNDPITGQRTDELLLAIKHFVERH; encoded by the coding sequence ATGAAGGTGGTGGTGGACGATGTCTCCGGCTGGCTCCGGATCTTCGACGACGGCTCCGTCGACCGGACTTGGACCGGCATGCCGGAGGCTCTCTTCCTCATGACTCCGGTCGCTCCCTTCATCGCCCCACGAGATGGCGTCACCCTCCACGACCTCCCTGGTAGCCCCTCGCTCCGACTCTACCTCCCGGCAGGCGGCCAGCCGCGGCCTGAGAAGCTCCCTGTTTTCCTTCATTTCCAAGGCGGCGGCTTCTGCATCAGCCACTGTTCGTGGTTCATGTACTACCAGTTTTACGCCCGCCTCGCCGCTTCTCTCCCCGCCGTCGTCGTCTCCGTCGAGCTCCCCCTCGCGCCCGAGCACCGCCTCCCTGCACCCATCGACGCCGGGTACGCGGCCCTGCTCCGCCTCCGCGACCTTGCCCGCGGCGCCGCGGCCGGACCGGGTGACACGCTACTCGGTTCCACGGCGGACTTCTCCCGGGTGTTCCTCATCGGCGACAGCTCCGGCGGGAACCTGGTTCACCAGGTGGCGGCGCGCGCTTCAGCAGAGTCGCCGGAGTTCTGGGCGCCGCTCCGGGTGGCGGGCGGCGTTCCGCTCCACCCGGGGTTCGTGAGGTCTAGCCGGAGCCGGTCGGAGTTGGAGCAGCAGTCCGACTCGGTCTTCTTCACGCTGGACATGCTGGACAAGTTCCTGGAGCTGGCGCTTCCGGAGGGCGCCACGAAGGACCACCCCTACACCTGCCCGATGGGGGAGGCGGCTCCGCCCCTGGAGAAAGTGGCGCTGCCTCCCTTCCTGGTGGGCGTGGCCGAGAAGGACCTGATTCGCGACACCAATTTGGAGTACTGCGAGGCGATGAAGAAGGCCGGTAAGGAAGTGGAGGTGGTGGTGAGCCGGGAAGTGAGCCACTCCTTCTACCTTAACAAGTTCGCCGTCGACAACGACCCCATCACCGGCCAGCGCACCGACGAGCTCCTCCTCGCCATCAAACACTTCGTTGAGCGACACTGA
- the LOC122049270 gene encoding probable carboxylesterase 15: protein MAAVEEYRGTVVLDEVSGWLRILDDGSVDRTWTGMPEALFLMTPVAPFLTPRDGVTLHDLPGSPSLRLYLPAGGRPRPEKIPVFLHFHGGGFCISHSSWFMYYQFYARLAASLPAVVVSVELPLAPEHRLPAAIDAGYAALLRLRDLARGRGAAPGTDDTLLGSAADFSRVFLIGDSSGGNLVHQVAARASAESPEFWAPLRVAGGVPLHPGFVRSSRSRSELEQQSDSVFFTLDMLDKFLELGLPEGATKDHPYTCPMGEAAPPLEKVALPPFLVGVAEKDLIRDTNLEYCEAMKKAGNEVEVVVSREVSHSFYLNKFAVDNDPITGQRTDELLLAIKRFVARH from the coding sequence ATGGCTGCCGTCGAGGAGTACAGAGGAACGGTGGTGCTGGACGAGGTCTCCGGCTGGCTCCGGATCCTCGACGACGGCTCCGTCGACCGGACGTGGACCGGCATGCCGGAGGCTCTCTTCCTCATGACCCCAGTCGCTCCCTTCCTCACCCCACGAGACGGCGTCACCCTCCACGACCTCCCCGGCAGCCCCTCGCTCCGACTCTACCTCCCGGCAGGCGGTCGGCCGCGGCCTGAGAAGATCCCTGTTTTTCTCCATTTCCATGGCGGAGGCTTCTGCATCAGCCACAGCTCGTGGTTCATGTACTACCAGTTTTACGCCCGCCTCGCCGCTTCGCTCCCCGCCGTCGTCGTCTCCGTCGAGCTCCCCCTCGCGCCCGAGCACCGCCTCCCTGCCGCCATCGACGCCGGGTACGCGGCCCTGCTCCGCCTCCGCGACCTCGCCCGCGGGCGCGGCGCTGCACCCGGAACGGACGACACGCTACTCGGTTCCGCGGCGGACTTCTCCCGGGTGTTCCTCATCGGCGACAGCTCCGGCGGGAACCTGGTGCACCAGGTGGCGGCGCGCGCTTCGGCAGAGTCGCCGGAGTTCTGGGCGCCGCTCCGGGTGGCGGGCGGCGTTCCGCTCCACCCGGGGTTCGTGAGGTCTAGCCGGAGCCGGTCGGAGTTGGAGCAGCAGTCCGACTCGGTCTTCTTCACGCTGGACATGCTGGACAAGTTCCTGGAGCTGGGGCTTCCGGAGGGCGCCACGAAGGACCACCCCTACACCTGCCCTATGGGGGAGGCGGCGCCGCCTCTGGAGAAGGTGGCGCTGCCTCCCTTCCTGGTGGGCGTGGCGGAGAAGGACCTGATTCGCGACACCAATTTGGAGTACTGCGAGGCGATGAAGAAGGCCGGTAACGAAGTGGAGGTGGTGGTGAGCCGGGAAGTGAGCCACTCCTTTTACCTCAACAAGTTCGCCGTTGACAACGACCCCATCACCGGCCAGCGCACCGACGAGCTCCTCCTCGCCATCAAACGCTTCGTTGCGCGACACTGA